Proteins co-encoded in one Ciconia boyciana chromosome 14, ASM3463844v1, whole genome shotgun sequence genomic window:
- the HRH3 gene encoding histamine H3 receptor, producing MEGGGALNGSAAAGRFAAAGTAALGALMALLIAVTVAGNALVMLAFVADSSLRTQNNFFLLNLAISDFLVGAFCIPLYVPYVLTGRWIFGRSLCKLWLVVDYLLCTSSVFNIVLISYDRFLSVTRAVAYRAQQGNTKRAVLKMVMVWVFAFLLYGPAIISWEYISGQSIIPTGECYAEFFYNWYFLMTASTLEFFTPFISVMFFNLSIYLNIQKRTKIRLDVFHKVHNQSSTEEMEMSPEAKLSLKCCKWEQKEPAETLDLSKSKAQAAASTASLGTKDLLSTSSEISLKPKCCNKKSCKNSASTLSVEKRMKIVSQSMTQRFRLSRDKKVAKSLAIIVGIFGICWAPYTLLMIIRAGCHGHCIPDYWYETSFWLLWINSAVNPVLYPLCHYSFRRAFIKLLCPKKLKIQPHDPLQNCWK from the exons atggagggcggcggggcgctgaacggctccgccgccgccgggcgctTCGCCGCGGCCGGCACGGCGGCGCTGGGCGCGCTGATGGCCCTGCTGATCGCCGTCACCGTGGCCGGCAACGCGCTGGTGATGCTGGCCTTCGTGGCGGACTCCAGCCTGCGCACCCAGAAcaacttcttcctcctcaacctGGCCATCTCGGATTTCCTAGTAG GTGCCTTCTGCATTCCCTTGTACGTGCCCTATGTGCTGACGGGGAGATGGATCTTCGGGAGAAGCCTCTGCAAACTCTGGCTGGTAGTTGATTACCTGCTCTGCACCTCTTCGGTCTTCAACATCGTGCTGATTAGCTATGACAGATTCCTCTCGGTGACAAGAGCG GTCGCCTACAGAGCCCAGCAAGGCAACACCAAGCGAGCGGTGCTGAAGATGGTGATGGTATGGGTATTTGCGTTCCTGCTTTATGGACCTGCCATTATCAGCTGGGAGTATATATCAGGCCAGAGTATCATACCCACTGGGGAATGCTACGCTGAATTTTTCTACAACTGGTATTTTCTCATGACAGCCTCTACGCTGGAGTTTTTCACCCCTTTTATCAGTGTAATGTTTTTCAACCTGAGCATTTACCTGAACATACAGAAGCGTACCAAAATACGCCTGGATGTTTTCCACAAAGTGCACAACCAGTCCTCCACTGAAGAGATGGAAATGAGCCCAGAAGCAAAGCTTTCTTTGAAATGCTGTAAGTGGGAGCAGAAGGAGCCAGCTGAAACCCTTGACCTCTCTAAGAGCAAAGCTCAAGCAGCAGCCTCCACTGCCAGCCTGGGTACCAAAGACCTGCTGTCAACAAGCTCTGAGATCTCCTTAAAACCTAAGTGTTGCAACAAAAAGAGCTGTAAAAATTCAGCATCCACTCTGTCCGTAGAGAAACGGATGAAGATAGTGTCCCAGAGCATGACTCAACGCTTCAGGCTCTCTAGAGACAAGAAAGTGGCCAAATCGCTGGCAATCATTGTGGGCATTTTTGGCATTTGCTGGGCACCATACACTCTCCTGATGATCATCCGCGCTGGCTGCCATGGCCACTGCATCCCTGATTACTGGTACGAGACTTCCTTTTGGCTGCTGTGGATCAACTCGGCTGTCAACCCTGTCCTGTACCCTCTCTGCCACTACAGCTTCAGAAGAGCTTTTATTAAACTCCTCTGTCCCAAGAAGCTAAAGATTCAACCTCACGATCCCCTTCAGAACTGCTGGAAGTGA